A portion of the Oncorhynchus nerka isolate Pitt River linkage group LG27, Oner_Uvic_2.0, whole genome shotgun sequence genome contains these proteins:
- the LOC115111466 gene encoding serine/threonine-protein kinase N2-like has protein sequence MLSTAQQMLQDSRSKIELIRMQIIKVTQTGVGDGSSNHDSTNHGGSTPVGVNPLDIHVAELKHYVQRETEVVKVARDVVKQLEELPSQDQLALAEARSRVQDSSQKLDLLRLSLEHRLGESSQEALRESVTKQGLPTVSPPPEGQQQNCLLCSFPSSTSSSFLKPASLTGTLEVMLLGCEDLLKSLPGRGQITSGSSSPESPPDFNVNSQPDHTENLSLEISAVLKLDNRVVGHTHWRPLSKQAWRQSFSIQLERSRELEIGIYWQDWRVMCAVKYLRLEEFLDNQRHTLCLCLEPQGTLFTEITFVNPVIERQPKLRRQRCIFTKEKGKNFLRAAQMNMNFATWGHLMMSVLPQCSFTTLSPSTSSDVVVNPSPSTNKATRSTPLLPGEVPVISLHISEEHLAFKTFSVDQGRNIPNTVSTAQKTPPMPTLTEKESSIENYTERTRMQMEDFKCISVLGRGHFGKVLLAELKKTGKLYAIKALKKRDIVTRDEVDSLMCERRIFEMINASRHPFLVNLHGCFQTSEHVCFVMEYSPGGDLMIHIHNNVFSELQTRFYSACVLLGLEFLHLNKIVYRDLKLDNLLMDADGFVKITDFGLCKEGMGHGDRTSTFCGTPEFLAPEVLTDDNYTRAVDWWGMGVLIFEMLVGESPFPGEDEEEVFDSIVNDDVQYPGCLSPDSISIIQKLLKRNPEKRLGAGEGDANEVKEEKFFKTIDWDALLAKKVKPPFLPKIKESVDVSNFDSEFTSLQPILSPPPVSCSLSPEQQEAFADFDFSALHG, from the exons ATGCTGTCTACAGCTCAGCAGATGCTGCAGGACAGCCGTTCCAAGATCGAGCTGATCCGAATGCAGATTATCAAAGTCACCCAGACTGGTGTTGGGGATGGGAGCAGCAACCATGACAGCACCAATCATGGAG GAAGTACCCCAGTGGGTGTAAATCCCCTGGACATCCATGTGGCAGAGTTAAAACACTAtgtccagagagagacagaggtggtgAAGGTGGCCAGGGATGTGGTGAAGCAGCTTGAGGAGCTGCCATCCCAGGACCAATTGGCCCTGGCTGAG GCCCGGTCCCGTGTGCAAGACTCTTCTCAGAAGCTAGATCTTCTGCGACTTTCTCTGGAGCACCGCCTGGGGGAGTCATCTCAGGAGGCTCTTCGGGAGTCTGTCACCAAGCAGGGGCTCCCTACAGTATCCCCACCCCCTGAGGGACAACAGCAAAATTGCCTACTttgctccttcccctcctccacctcctcatccttTCTCAAGCCTGCCTCCCTAACAG GCACACTTGAGGTCATGCTTCTGGGATGTGAGGACTTGCTGAAATCACTGCCAGGACGAGGCCAAATAACCAGTGGATCTTCTTCTCCGGAGAGCCCACCAGATTTCAATGTCAACAGCCAACCTGATCACACAGAAAACCTCTCCT TGGAGATAAGTGCAGTGTTGAAACTGGATAACAGAGTGGTGGGTCATACCCACTGGAGACCTTTGAGCAAGCAGGCCTGGAGACAAAGCTTCAGCATCCAACTGGAGCGG TCTCGGGAGCTGGAGATTGGGATCTACTGGCAAGACTGGAGGGTGATGTGTGCAGTCAAGTACCTGCGCCTGGAAGAGTTCCTGGACAACCAACGACATACCCTGTGTTTGTGCCTAGAGCCCCAGGGAACACTCTTCACTGAG ATTACGTTTGTCAACCCTGTGATTGAGCGTCAACCCAAACTAAGGCGTCAGAGGTGCATTTTCACAAAAGAGAAAG GGAAGAACTTTCTTCGTGCTGCCCAGATGAACATGAACTTTGCCACATGGGGTCATCTGATGATGAGTGTCCTGCCTCAATGTTCCTTTACCACTTTGAGTCCGTCTACTTCCTCTGATGTTGTGGTCAACCCCTCACCTTCTACCAATAAGGCCACTCGGTCAACCCCCCTACTGCCAGG TGAAGTGCCGGTGATTAGTCTTCACATAAGTGAGGAGCATTTAGCATTTAAAACGTTTAGCGTTGACCAAGGAAGAAACATCCCCAACACGGTGTCAACAGCACAGAAAACACCACCTATGCCTACCCTGACAGAAAAAGAG TCCTCCATTGAAAACTACACAGAGAGAACAAGGATGCAGATGGAAGACTTCAAATGTATCTCTGTCCTGGGAAGAGGACACTTTGGAAAG GTACTTCTAGCTGAGTTGAAGAAGACAGGAAAACTCTATGCCATTAAAGCCTTGAAGAAGAGGGATATTGTAACCCGTGATGAAGTGGACAG TCTTATGTGTGAGAGGAGGATCTTCGAGATGATCAACGCATCGAGGCACCCTTTCCTGGTCAACCTGCACGGCTGTTTCCAGACCAGTGAGCATGTTTGTTTTGTCATGGAGTACTCACCAGGAGGAGACCTCATGATTCACATCCATAATAACGTCTTCTCTGAGTTGCAGACCAG GTTCTACTCAGCCTGTGTTTTGCTGGGTCTAGAGTTCCTGCATCTGAATAAGATAGTTTATCG AGATTTGAAGTTAGACAACTTGCTGATGGATGCAGACGGATTTGTTAAAATCACAGACTTTGGACTTTGTAAAGAAG GGATGGGGCATGGCGACCGGACATCAACATTCTGTGGAACCCCAGAGTTCCTGGCGCCTGAGGTGCTTACTGATGATAACTACACACGAGCTGTGGACTGGTGGGGCATGGGCGTCCTTATCTTTGAGATGCTTGTGGGAGAA TCTCCATTCCCAggagaagatgaagaggaggtgTTTGACAGCATAGTTAATGATGATGTTCAGTATCCTGGATGCCTCTCTCCAGACTCCATCTCCATCATTCAAAAG CTTCTTAAGAGGAATCCAGAGAAAAGGCTGGGAGCCGGAGAAGGGGACGCAAATGAAGTCAAGGAAGAGAAATTCTTCAAG ACTATAGACTGGGATGCACTACTAGCTAAAAAAGTGAAACCTCCGTTCCTGCCAAAAATTAAGGAGTCTGTGGATGTCAGTAACTTTGACAGCGAGTTCACGAGTCTCCAGCCGATCCTGTCACCTCCTCCCGTGTCCTGCAGCCTCTCCCCTGAGCAGCAGGAGGCCTTCGCAGATTTTGACTTCTCAGCCCTGCATGGATGA
- the LOC115111469 gene encoding protein SET-like, with protein sequence MSAPAAKVSKKELNSNHDGADETSEKEQQEAIEHIDEVQNEIDRLNEQASEEILKVEQKYNKLRQPFFQKRSELIAKIPNFWVTTFVNHPQVSALLGEEDEEALHYLTRVEVTEFEDIKSGYRIDFYYDENPYFENKVLSKEFHLNESGDPSSKSTEIKWKSGKDLTKRSSQTQNKAGKKRQHEEPESFFTWFTDHSDAGADELGEVIKDDIWPNPLQYYLVPDMDDEEGEGEDDDDDEEGLEDIDEEGDEDDGEEDEEEDDGDDGEDDGEDD encoded by the exons ATGTCGGCACCAGCGGCAAAAGTGAGTAAAAAGGAGCTGAACTCAAACCATGACGGAGCGGACGAGACCTCCG aAAAAGAGCAACAAGAAGCTATTGAACACATCGACGAAGTTCAAAACGAAATTGACAG ACTGAATGAGCAAGCAAGTGAGGAGATATTGAAAGTAGAACAGAAATACAATAAACTCCGTCAGCCGTTCTTTCAGAAGAGATCAGAACTGATTGCTAAAATCCCCAACTTCTGGGTCACCACATTCGTCAACCATCCACAAG TTTCTGCTCTTCTtggggaggaagatgaggaggcaCTTCACTATCTGACCAGGGTGGAGGTTACAGAGTTTGAAGATATCAAATCGGGCTACAGAATAGATTTT TATTACGATGAAAATCCATACTTTGAAAACAAAGTCCTTTCCAAAGAGTTCCATCTGAACGAGAGTGGAGACCCATCCTCAAAGTCGACAGAAATCAAATGGAAATCAGGAAAG GACCTGACAAAGCGCTCCAGCCAGACACAGAACAAAGCCGGCAAGAAGAGGCAACATGAAGAGCCAGAGAGCTTCTTCACCTGGTTCACTGATCACTCAGATGCTGGGGCAGATGAGCTGGGAGAGGTTATCAAGGATGACATCTGGCCAAACCCCCTGCAGTACTACCTG GTTCCTGACATGGATGATGAGGAGGGTGAAGGtgaagatgatgatgacgatgaggaAGGCCTTGAGGACATTGATGAGGAGGGTGATGAAGATGatggggaggaggatgaagaggaggatgacgGAGATGATGGGGAG GATGATGGAGAAGATGACTAA